The stretch of DNA taatttgtatttttaaataattaaataatatttttataatcaatctttttttttattatcatcattattttttttttataattaatttaaaacaaataaataatgttataaatattttctaatttataataattatttaatgtttatattcaaaaatatttaatattttgaagattttaaaaatattttaagctgtatttatttgatcaaaaatactttaaacatattgtgaaatattattacaatattttattcactatACCTTCTTTATtgtgtttaatatttaataaataattagtcatttttattaaatattattattataaatatttaatattttggagttggtaagatttttaaatgttttttaaagactaAATACAGTAGAAACTGTgtaatattacaatttgaaataattgttttttattatttataataaattccatgtataatgtataacttttattaattattatattaaataatatttaatcaataataaataaatatttaaaaataaatatttattatattataataatacagatcatattttaaaaatataatttattcctgatggCGAAGCCGAATCCTCCGAAAGACTCGTCCGGGCTCTAGTGTTTGATGGTTTACAGTGCGGGTCATTCTGAGGTCATCTGAAACTACAATATCACTGAAAAACCTGCAGCTCATTATACAAACATGATAAGAGCAGAATAAAGGCTGTTGACTGTCTGTCCCGTAAGTTCAGTAGTTCAGATAGAGGCTGCGGGGTCAAAGGTGACGAACACAAAACCACAGGTGTGAAATCAATGAGAGACATTTCACAAGCGCTTCCTTTGTGTGTCAGGATTCATGTTCAGGGTTCAGAGGTGACGATCGGCCCTCTACAGCACACAGTGACATCATCATaataacgtgtgtgtgtgtgtgtgtgtgtgtgtttagggaCACTGAATATAAGGGCCTGCTGCTGTCTCTGGACCAGCTGAACCCCAGTAAACCTGCGTTCCCGTACACCAACCACACCGAGCGCGAGGACAAACCTCAGGTGTCGAACGCCAGGAGTAAGATCTTGGTTTCTCCTTACTCACAGGTATCACATTCACTTCTCGCTCTCGATCACAGACGTAATGTGCGTTTTCCAGGGTTTTCATCCCTCACTCACTTCCTGTTCCGTGTGCAGCAGTTCTCGGCCTTCCAGCCGGATCGCTCGGATTCTGAGCCCGACAGCCAATGGGGCGGCAGTCCTCTGACAGACTCCGCCTCTCCGCAGCGCCTGGATCACGGCGACGCTGACCGACGCTTCCCCGAGGCGGGAGTTTCCCTGTGTTACGGTCTCTCTCAGGCTGACGTGATGCACATGGCCTCACACGCGTGTCCTCCAGCGCACGCGGCGCCGTGTGATCCGGCCGGACGTTACGGCTGGTGGGACGCCACGCGGTCTGTCCCGTCTCTTACTAAAGCGACTCAACACAACGGAGGAGAGTTCGACGGCAGAGCGTTTCCTCATGCTCACGGTGAGCCGTTTAAAAGCTGCAaatgtgtcacatgatccttcacaaatcaCTCCACtgtgttgatttgctgctcaggaaacatttctgAGCGAAAACAGCTTCATATTTCAGTGGAAAACATGATATCGATTTTAGGAttcatttattgaaataaaaaatcttttgtagGATTATACTTTTGAGCAAATTAatttgtccttgctgaataaaagttatttatttatttatttaaaatcattttgactaattttttaattttttttttttttagcagtacATCAAGTCGACTTTATTTACTTTAATACATGCTTATTGTGGctattctgcaaaaaaaaaatcataatctttcatcaaaacaGCTTTTAAACGTGTTAATTTGGGTAAATTGGCAAGATGGTATTGTTCCCTGGATAAAGTGAttgatattcatatttatatttaaacgtttttcaaaattagcatttattaacaactttaattGTAAACAATTACTTTAATTACTAAACTAATTACTCTAACATGCGGATAATagactaaaaatataaaaacacaaaacttCATAATCATTTATCAGTGAGTTTGAGCATGCAGATATTCATAAAaaccaatcacacacacacacacacacacacacacacacacacacacacacacacacacacaagaagaGCAGTGTGTGTAACACTCTTAAATTAAGTGATGATGTTTGTCAGGAAGGAGGAGGGTCGTCACTCGCTAGTTCTGCTTATTTCAGAACTCAAACACAAATCAATGGAAATATGAAGGAAAATCACTTTTATGACACTGTTCTATCAAGAACATGTGCAGGTCAAACCTCACCCCCTGAAAAGACAAAAGGAGGAAAGTAGATTTTGCATGAAGAAGATTAAgtctatggaagcccatttttGCCACAAAGTCAtgattatgagattaaaaagttgaaattgacaAAATGAGAAATTATGAAGTAAAGTTGAAATCATTAAATACTAAGTCATAtttattagattaaaaaaacggaaattatgacaaaacttcaaaattatgagataaagtcgaaattatgacaaagtcataattatgagatacttAGTCAAGTATGAGATTTCAAAAATTGAAATTTATGActaaaaagtcgaaattatgagataaatttgaaatgatgacatactaaatcataattatgagattaaaaaattaaaattgacaaaatgttgaaattatgagataccaagtcaaaattatgatattaaaaattgcaaaatggttgaattatgacatcataaaaagtcataattatgggattaaaaaatgcaaattatgacataaaacataaaaattattaattatgaaatcgaaattatgagatactaagtcaattatgagattaaaaagtcaaaataatgagatactaaatcataattgtgagattaaaaaacTGAAATTGACAAAATGTTgcaattatgagataaagttgAAATACTAAgtcaattatgagattaaaaagttaaaattatgacaaaattaaaattatgagataaagtcaaaattatgacatactaaatcaATTACAAAATTGAAATTATGAGTATAAAATTCGAAACTGACAAAAAGTCGAAATTTtcagtcataattttgactgttagttattacaaaattaaaaatttaaattatgccaaaaattctaaattatgagataattgagcaattatgagataaaaagtcaattttgagatttaaaaaacttattatttacaaaagcatgttttttttcttatgtggcagaaatggAGTTTATTATGAAATCTTTTTCCCCCCCCCAATCCTCATTACTTTGATGTGAAATCATGTAGATTTCAGACAGATCGTAGTCGCGCTGGTTACACAGTAACAAGAATCTGAAGAGAATAATGAGAACTCCAAAAAACCCCCGTAACGCTCTGAAACTGAACGATGTGTGTTTCACCGGCAGCTCACTGGGACGACGAGCGCGCGGTCAGTTCTCCGGAAGGAGGAGGAGGGTCGTCGGGTGATTCAGGAGACAGTTGCCATGACAACGGGCCGTTTCACTCGAGCCCGCGGGAGTCCGAGAGGATGGAAACCCTGATCAGAGCCAAACAGGAGCTGATTAAGGTGGAGGACAGTCAGATGAGAGATTACCCCTCTTCCGTCCTGTTTTCCTCCATGGTCTGCCGAGGGCCACCGGGACCCCGCCTCATCCTGAGCCGAGACGACGACCAGGACGGGAGAAGTCCCGCGTCTCTGTCCGGTCTGAGCAGTCCGGGGTCTGCGGGCGACTGTCGGCAGCCGCTGGACAGAGAGGCGCTGGACGGGCTGGTGCGCTCGGGTCGCCTGGAGCCTCCCGACGGAGCCGAGAGCCTGAGAGCTTTTCCCGCTCATTACGATGTGAACTCACACATGCACTTTCAGACGAGcgccgcacacacacacaacggcACATCGGTCATTATCAGCAACGGCAGCTGACGGGAAAAACGCTCCTCAACCTTCTCAGCTGGAGAAGAACCGATCGGCTAAAAAAAATCGATGTTAACACggaaaaaagaaggaaaaatccctcatcacacCAGTACTGTCAAGAACGTGTGTCGGTCACATCTCAACCCGAAGAAAAGGAATAAATTTTATTCTGCATGAAGAAAATGAAGTCTCAATTCTCATTACTTTGATGCAAAACCAATTCCAGATCACTGGAactacagtaatgagaatttgattattataatcataaaataatccGCTTCATTTTGTTTGTGCAGAATATAATTTTTGGAAATTTGAAAAACCACGAAATGATCAACACTGTCAACTGAAATTAAGTTTTATATACAATCAATTCAATAAATCCAAAAGCGTGTGTTTACTGAAGTGTTCTCAGGCATTTATATTTGAGCTGAGCATTTGATTGGGATTTTACTGTATGACAAACTCTAACATCAGAGTGTCCTTTGCTTTGATTTCTGCAACTACGACTAGATGCATTTTTACATGCATAAAACGTGTATTTTTCAACTGAAGTCTGTCGTTCTCCGGGATAATAATGTCATGCCGGTGTTTCTGCCCTGTGACGTGAGTATCAGAGCGGCTGAGAAATTACTGCTGTCTGATGTCACGTCCAGATGTTAAACACATTGGAGaattactgtgtgtgtgtgtgtgtgtgtgtgttttgggcCTCTCGCCACAAATGCCTCTAAGGCATTCAGATGCATTACAGCTCCAAACctctacacacacactctcacacacactttcaTATCTCAAAGATAGTAAACATATAAACACACTGATCAATCCCATAAACAATTAAGTATTAAACTTGATCCAGCAACACACCATAACCATAATCTCCACAAGTTTAGTAATGAATTGTTCAAACATTCTTCATGACATCACAGTATGATATCCAATCAGCTAGAACCTCTCTGATATGCTCCGCCCCTTCAGCGCTGTCTGTCTCCCCTCAACCCCCCGATGGGTTTCCCGTCTCTCTGTGTTTCTTGTTGTGTCTCAGTAAGCGTGGTAATGTATTCTAGCTCAGGTCTGTCTCATGGGAAGATTAATAACTAATTACTACAGGTCACTCAAGCAGATGGGTctccagagtgtgtgtgtgtgtgtgtgtgactgagagcgacagagagtgtgtgtgagtgcatatgtgtgtgtgtctcagttGCGACTCTCATGAATTCATGTCTCCAATCTGAGATGTTGCACCATGTACAGGATTCTGTATCGAATGCTGCAGTGCCGTGAGCAACAGATGGCACAACTCACACACATGAGATCctccaatagcaaaccacaaccatccaatcaattccccacagacaaaatcaagccccgccctacatttgttcttgttccagaagccgATTTACTTGGACACAATAGGAGAGGAAAGACCAGCGCAGCTTCcctttcatgccgactttaagaATAAAAATCATATTATCTTTCTAACTtaagaacaaataataaaaaaaaaagaatcagcTGTCATGTTCTTCTCATTTCCAGAAACGTAAGTGGCCTAAATCAGCATTAAAAACAACAGATTCTACCCAGCTAACAGGTTACGAACAaatgttcttccagtaacattaaaataatgttatctGGGGCCAGTTGTATAAACTTAGTCACTAtattaagactgtgtcttaacaactagtttgaccaacttgcagttaaccaaggggtaatcaatgttatttttccaattcaaatgacaccaatctacctttttatgtaacagaCTTGAAAAAATTAGGACCGCTCTTCAAGAAAAACATTACTGTCttaacttttaagactagtctaagtggtttatgcaaccggcccctggtctttaataatgatCCCTTTCAAGGGAAATCGATTGATGCTTTGGGAACGCTCTGCGTGATTGCATCGTGAAGCACATGTGAAGTGAGTCCAATGGTGTGACAAGATGTCACATGTCCCCATTTCCCCTCTGTgtccgttctgccaaccctgccacctcgcATTCTTCCCGCAGTCTCCGGCAAGTTCTTATTTTAGTGTCTGCCCGGAAACATAGCAGCGCTGGGGATGCATCTGAGAAGGGATTTTAGAGCGACCAGTTTGTTCCCTGCTGGTTcgctgcttcagggcattggAGTGATCGCTTGGAAagcaccagaggccagtctcgagagactggttcccttagtagattatCTGACAGTGTGGAAGCTACTGCCAAATATATCTCGTTGGGTCCTGTGCACAGTCGAAAAGTTGGGGTCTCACCCACCCAGATTTATGGGGGTCCTACCCACAGTGATGGGCCCCGAGCAagctctggttatggaacaagaggtaAAAACTTTGTTGGAGAAGGGAGCCATATGTGTTCTTTCTCCCGTTTTCTACAGCCGGTATTTTATCGCTCTGAAGAAAGAAGGATGGGGGGGTTGCATCCCATTTTGGATCTGAGTCATCTAAACCAATCAGTCATGCAGCTCAAGTTTAAAATGTTAACCCTGAGACAAGTAAGGTCACAGATCtgaggactggtttgtcacGATAGATCTCAAGGATGCATACTTCCATGTAACCATCCTTCCacaacacaggaagttcctgaggTTCACTTTTGGGGTGAAGCATACCAAAATCGAGTTCTTCCAGGGCAAGTGCACTTTAAcaccccgcactttcaccaaatgCACTGCACCGTTGCATCTACAGGGCATCACATGAAAATGTTGGGGTTGAGGTTAAACACCAAAAAGAGTGTACTTTCTCCAGCACAGAGGACCACTTTTCTAGGCATGGTGTTATGATGCAAGCACGTCTTTCTCCTGCATGCATCGAGTCAATCCTATCAACCGTAAACTGAATAaagctaggccagtcactcactgtgaaacagtttcGGAGAGTGTTTGATGGCAGCAGCGTCCAACGCAATACcttttgacctgttgtatacGAGAACCCTatagtggtggctcaggaccagcttATGATTATGTGGAAGAAACCCTGGTTTCTATCCCAAGGTCCCATGTTGGGAGCTCCTTGTTGTCGCAAGATGCTTCCCCTTACAGGTTGGGAAGCGATTCTAGATGGTCGCTCAACTCAAGGCCTGTGGGGACACCATCTCTCCTGGAATATCGCTTGGAAATGTTGGCTGTCCCTCAAGAATTTCCTCCCAGACCTCAGGGACCACCATGTGCTTGTCCAGTCAGACAACACATCAGTGGTCGCCTACATAAATCACCATGGGGCTCGCATCCACTTTGCAAACTGGTGCACCAAATTCTCCTGTAGTCCCAGGGAGACTGCTTAGCCTGCATCCCAGGGCACCAAAATTAgggagcagacatcctgtcgagaCAGGAGCTGAAGCCCAAGGAATGGAGGCTCAACCTGGAGGTGTTCGGCCAGGCACGAGTGGATCTGTTTGCGTCTCGAGAGATGTCTCACTCTCCACTCTGGTTCTCTCTCATGCATCCAGCTCTTCTTGGATTTGATGCTCTGGTTCAGAcatggccgaggctgcgtctgtaaACATTTCCCCTGTTTGCTTTGCTCTTAGGAGTCTTGGAGGAGTTTGCCGGGACCAGGTCCGGCTCACCTTGATCGCCCCATGATGGCCGGGTAGAGTGTGGTCATGTCTCTCCTCGACGGCTCTCCTTGGGAGATTCTGATCAAGAAGGACCTTCTGTCCCAGGCAGGCGGCTTAATACTTCACCCCCGCCCAGAactgtggaaactgtgggtTTGGCCTCAGCTCATAGATTCtggtctctcaactgaggttgttgagaccGTCCTTCACTCCAGAGTTCCCTCCACGAGAAAATTGTATGCCCTAAAGTGGAGAGTTTTCAATTCTTCATGCAATGGTTGTCAGCTGGACCCAGTTAACTGCCCTGTTGGTACAGTACTGGAGTTCCCGCAAGAGCGATACACTGCAGGGTTATCCCCGTCCACTTTAAAGTTTTATGTGCCAGCCATAGCTGCTTACCACATTCCTTTGGGTGGAATGTCTATTGGTTACACGTTTCCTCCATTGCACATTGAGTATGCACTAGGTTCCCAGCTTGGGGCTTTGGTGCTCCAAGGCCTGTCCCTGGCTCCCTTTGAGCCTACTGAAGAAGTTTCTCTAAGATATTCTCTAAGATATCACTTCTCTTAAAAGGATAGGAGATCCACAAGCTCTGCTGATTGCCTTTTCATGACTGGAATTTGCACCAGGCATGGTAAACGCGTTCCTTCACCCTAGGTCAAGGTACTTCCCTAAGTTCCCCACTAATGTGGCTATATCTATTGTGCTGCAAGCCTTCTGTCCTCCTCCCTTCAGGAATTCAGACCTGGAACGTAATATTAATCTGCTGTGCCCAGTTCAGACGTTAGATGCttatgttcacagagctgccctgtggcgtaagctTGAACAATTGTTCACCTGATTGGGTCTCCTAGCAAAGCGTCCtcagcatctaagcagaggatgagcaagtggatAGTCGAGGCTATCTCTCTTGCTTATGAGTCTGATGTCAGTCCGAGCCCACTCTCCTAGAAGTATGGCTGCCTCTAAGGCTCTCTTGTCAGGAGTTTCTCTTCCAGATGTTTGTGATGCGGCAGGCTGCTCCTCACCGCACACATTCGTGAGGTTCTACGACCTGGACATGAGCTCTACACCACGTGCTCATGTGCTCTTGTTCCAGTCCTAGTAGATTTCACACTAGACAAGCACTTGTCATTATGAAGGCATGGGTATAAACGTTCCCACAGAATCAATCAACACAACCAAAgtgttcccttgaaagggaacgccTCTGTTACaactgtaaccctggttccctgaagagggaacgagacgctgcgtcacCCCGCCATACTTCCGCCGTGCTTGTTGTCATTAGAAGCTAGCGCTGCACTGTTTGGGCATGATCTATAGTTTCTTGTTTGTCACCCGGTTCTGACGTCACACCATTGGACTAATTTCACATCACGCAGAGCGTTCCCACAGCATCAAACGATGCAGTGTCTTGCTCCCTCttcagggaaccaaggttacaGCTGTAACAGAGGCATCTAacgtttttgtaatgtttttacttgtttcagaatgttcagagaacattcaaaagtaacattcccataatgtttaaaaaaaaatgatgaaatggaatgttttcttaacattcacataaccaagaaaaaaacattttttaaacattggATGTTTCGGATGTTTAGCGAACATTCAGGAACTTAATGaaaatgttagcaaaatgttcttAAAACATATTCTTTTAAACAGGtttccatcacacacacacacacacacacaggaagtGATGCAGATGTCTGTTGGGAATCCAACTGCTCAATATCTAATTGAGACATTCCATGAGCGCGGAGCAGAACGAGGCATCTGATGAACATTAACCTGATCTCCATGCCTGTGTGTCTGTGAACACTGAACTGATGCTATATTTTTACCTTAACAgataaacgtgtgtgtgtgtgtgtgtgtgtgtgtgtgtgtgtgtgtgtgtgtgtgtgttactgcCTCCCGGCCTGGTTGATTTATGAGCTTTCAAAGTTCTGTAAGCTTCAACCACCAGCTGCAATTCAGATGGTGAagaactgaacacacacacacacacatatatttgcTCACATTAGCTTGTCTTGACTCTGAATCACGCACAGAGTTGTGGGGGTGTGGATGGGCGTTTCTGATGCCTCGTTAAGTGGCCGTTCTGAAACAGACCATTAACCCTCCACAGCCCTGTGAAAGTTCAGCAGTCAAAAAGAGTGATGTGTGATCGATTCATGCAGTGAATCAGGTGTGAGTTTACCCAGATAACAGGGAACGTTGTGGCAaggttcttccagtaacgttaatagaacatTCGTTCAAAGTTATCTAAGGTTCTCAAAACATCATTTATACACCCTTTCATCCCCCTGAAAATGTTTAGTATAAAACAAATCAGAGATTAAACTATTTGCATAATCATGCTTTCATTAGCATAACCACAATCACACAGAGGAAATATTAGTCATTACCAAAATCCTCTGTGAATATGTATAAATCCTGCTGatatgtaaataaaacacacaaaacacaattAATTCTGAAGCACATTTGTTGTGTGCGTgcgtttttttaaatttatcaaaacatgtaaatatgacTTATTCAAAACAGATTCACCAATGTAATGGGTCTGGAGGGAAAAGCCAATATCTTATtattaaatgaacattaatCTGAGTGCATGTATCCATCATAAACAGATCAAATACAGCAGTGAAACGGCGCCCTCTGCTGCCCACAGAATGGCATAAACACCATTGACACCATCCTCCTAAATCTAgctatttaaagggacagtgcACCCAAAGATGAGCACTTACCTTCAACCTGtaagaatttctttcttctgctgaacacagaagaagatattttgaagaatgtgggtaaccaaacagtcttccatagtatgaaaaaaaaaaaaaaactatggaagtcaatggggccaaTCAACTGGGAACATGATCCCAGATGTGCTGAACACTTTCAACAGCAGAAAATATGCTCTTGCTCCCTCTAGTGACCGATCACATACTAACACTCATTTTTGTACAGGTTCATCTAACAATCTAGCCAGCTAAATGTCCATTAGGTGAATGTttagggaacattccattttgtACTTTTTCAATCATTAAGAAACATTACCTGAGAATTTTCTCTAAACTTTCCAAAACAAGTaagcaacatttaaaaaaacgttaGAAGAACATCCAACTGAAAGGtttcaggggaaaaaaacaatgtatagataatgtttttgtgctaatgttCCGAGAAGACCGGACAACTTTGAACaaacgttctattaacgttactggaaaaACGTttgccagaacgttccctgttcgCTTGGATGGAGAACGGACAGAGACGTGGCAAAGAAGTTACAGAAGTTCCCACAGTCACACAACATCTCTAACAGTGTTAAATCACACACTCTCCAAAAACACctacacacactctcacacacacacacacacacacacacacacacactttctgcGAGAGTCTGACCAAAGACTGCagttcacaaacacacagattCATAACAGTCACCAAAAACACTATTGTTTTtaacaaactattaaaaacaaaataattattagatgaaaaacctgaatgaatgtaaacatctataaacaaacacaaacagaatCGAGCATAGTGAACATGAATACACATGACCCGGTCAAACTCAGCTCTGATTGGTCATGGTGTGAATCTACACAGATCCTTAATGGACACAATAACACTCCAATTaacacttgcacacacacactccagtATATTCCCATAACAACACCtcaatgcacacacacacacacacacacacacttcacacacTCCAGTATATTCCCATAACAACACCtcaatgcacacacacacacacacacacacacacacacacacacacttcacacacTCCAGTATATTCCCATAACAACACCtcaatgcacacacacacacacacacacacacttcacacacTCCAGTATATTCCCATAACAACACCtcaatgcacacacacacacacacacacacacacacacacacacacttcacacacTCCAGTATATTCCCATAGCAACACCTCaatgcacacgcacacacacacacacacacacacacacacacacacacacacacacactccagtATATTCCCATAACAACACCTcaatgcacgcacacacacacacacacacacacacacacacacacacacactccagtATATTCccttaactttctattcatcaaagaatcctgaaaaataaaatatatcatgatttccacaaaaatatgattgttttcaacattgataataatcataaatgtttcttgagcatcaaatcatcatattagaatgatttctgaaggatcatgtgacactgaagactggagtaatgatgctgaaaattcagctttgatcacaggatataaattatattttaaaatatattcacatagaaaacagatattttacattggaataatattttactatttttactgtatttttgatgaacGTTGGTGATCATAAGGGGcttcaaaatcatttaaaaatcttactaatCCCAACTTTAGAATGGGTACacgtgtacacacacacacacacacaaaagtgaGCTACATTATACTTTATACTATATAAATGTATCTTGTCAGTGTTGTGTGATGTGTGAGAGGAGTCAGTGTGTCTGGGAAAGCAGCAGTAAAACGCTGAAACGCTTCATTACGCGTTCAGACTTCAACACGTCCATGTGACGCCTGTGTGGGTCACGACCCCGACTCTCTCCATCTACAGTCAAACTCTGCTGATGATGAACAACATGGTGAAACATCTGTCCAAAAAACTTTCAGTAAAGGAAAAActccagctaacagggaacgttgTAGAAATGTTCTCTCAATGttccagtaatgttaataaaactttCATTCAATGTTATCtataatgttctcagaacgttgcggcaaggttctctcaacgttatgaacaaacattcttaaTAACGCGTTCATTTAAAGtcatctggtctttaataatgttctcagaacattAGCACCATTATTAAGCATCATTATTACACATCAcgtttttctgaaatgttacatttttttaaaatgtaactagTTTCAGAACATTCCGAGAACATTCAAATGTAACATTCACATGGAATTTTCACTTAACATTTGCAAAACATTCTTAATTCGCTGGACTTTTATAAAGTCTTCATCCCTCACAGCCAGATTCAGATTagttttaatgcatttacaaataatattaaatgaacCATAAAATTCACACTTCATTCACTCTTATTTAGTCTCACGTTACAAATGAAACGTTTTATGGCAACACTGCGATTCAAAGAATGATCAGAAACAAAGCTttgaatatttagatatttatttCAAGGAAATAAGTTACAGTTGGAATTcagaataatttattataaatactaaaaaataaaattcaattctttttatatactgtacatatttaCATACTTTGACTAAATAAAGTGAATCAGAATTTGCAGTCCATATAAATAAAGATGTGTTCAGTTGAGTTCTTTCTCAtcctcttcatcttcatcatcatcatcatcatcagtgtCTGAGTCCTCATACAGGCAGATCGTGGCCTGAACCGGATAGTTTCGCAGGAGAATCTCCGCGTCCTGGTACAAGTAATCGAAACACTGGGATTTGGGCCAGAACAACCTGCAGAAATAAAGTTGAAAGGGTGAGTTCAGATCTGAGGAGACGCAGGAGATCATCTCAACACGATTACACTCAGATCAAATGCTTACTTCACAGGGTGTGTGATGGTGGACACTTTAAAGTGTTGCTGGTCAGCGGACGGTCTTTCATAAGGCTGTTGAATAAAGAGAGAGTAATTTAACATCTGCTCATGAGTTAGTCTGAGGGTTCAGTGTTATGAAGTGATCTCATTCTGTACCTTAAGAGCGGCAGTTCTGCGTCCATGACTGGGTTTACTGACCCAAGGTCTCCAGGGCTTCACTTCAGCGCTTAATCCGTGTGTCAGAGTGATTTCCTCCATGATGTTTCCGGTCAGAATGATGTTCAGACTGAAGTCTCGAGCCCTTATATATACCCGCACGCGCGCTCGTGCCAAACGGTGCGTTCACGCCTCGCGTCTGACACGCGCGATGGTGAAGGTGTGATGTCACACTCCCGCCAACACATGGCGAGTTGACAAGAAaactg from Chanodichthys erythropterus isolate Z2021 chromosome 8, ASM2448905v1, whole genome shotgun sequence encodes:
- the sim1b gene encoding SIM bHLH transcription factor 1b isoform X2 codes for the protein MAAVLTPQPSYHSHFVQEYEVERSFFLRMKCVLAKRNAGLTSGGYKVIHCSGYLKIRPLGLDASPFDGCYQNVGLVAVGHTLPPSAVTEIKLHSNMFMFRASLDMKLIFLDSRVSELTGYEPQDLIEKTLYHHVHSCDSFHLRCAHHLLLVKGQVTTKYYRFLSKHGGWVWVQSYATIVHNSRSSRPHCIVSVNYVLTDTEYKGLLLSLDQLNPSKPAFPYTNHTEREDKPQVSNARSKILVSPYSQQFSAFQPDRSDSEPDSQWGGSPLTDSASPQRLDHGDADRRFPEAGVSLCYGLSQADVMHMASHACPPAHAAPCDPAGRYGWWDATRSVPSLTKATQHNGGEFDGRAFPHAHAHWDDERAVSSPEGGGGSSGDSGDSCHDNGPFHSSPRESERMETLIRAKQELIKVEDSQMRDYPSSVLFSSMVCRGPPGPRLILSRDDDQDGRSPASLSGLSSPGSAGDCRQPLDREALDGLVRSGRLEPPDGAESLRAFPAHYDVNSHMHFQTSAAHTHNGTSVIISNGS
- the sim1b gene encoding SIM bHLH transcription factor 1b isoform X1, whose amino-acid sequence is MKEKSKTAARTRREKENSEFYELAKMLPLPSAITSQLDKASIIRLTSSYLKMRLVFPQGLGEVWGRARSIDNTTHELGSHLLQTLDGFIFVVAADGKIMYISETASVHLGLSQVELTGNSIYEYVHPADHDEMAAVLTPQPSYHSHFVQEYEVERSFFLRMKCVLAKRNAGLTSGGYKVIHCSGYLKIRPLGLDASPFDGCYQNVGLVAVGHTLPPSAVTEIKLHSNMFMFRASLDMKLIFLDSRVSELTGYEPQDLIEKTLYHHVHSCDSFHLRCAHHLLLVKGQVTTKYYRFLSKHGGWVWVQSYATIVHNSRSSRPHCIVSVNYVLTDTEYKGLLLSLDQLNPSKPAFPYTNHTEREDKPQVSNARSKILVSPYSQQFSAFQPDRSDSEPDSQWGGSPLTDSASPQRLDHGDADRRFPEAGVSLCYGLSQADVMHMASHACPPAHAAPCDPAGRYGWWDATRSVPSLTKATQHNGGEFDGRAFPHAHAHWDDERAVSSPEGGGGSSGDSGDSCHDNGPFHSSPRESERMETLIRAKQELIKVEDSQMRDYPSSVLFSSMVCRGPPGPRLILSRDDDQDGRSPASLSGLSSPGSAGDCRQPLDREALDGLVRSGRLEPPDGAESLRAFPAHYDVNSHMHFQTSAAHTHNGTSVIISNGS
- the ripply2 gene encoding protein ripply2, whose amino-acid sequence is MEEITLTHGLSAEVKPWRPWVSKPSHGRRTAALKPYERPSADQQHFKVSTITHPVKLFWPKSQCFDYLYQDAEILLRNYPVQATICLYEDSDTDDDDDDEDEEDEKELN